The sequence aaacaaacactgtccACAACTTAACCGTTGCGTAAACAGCTGAGTAAACTGTTGCTACAGATTCTAGTGCATGTGCATTCTAAAGTATAACTCTGTGTTACTAACTGCCCTGCACAGCAACAGTGCATCGAAAATGCGttcttaaataaatgaaaactattGAAATCAGCAAGGGAACAACCGGGAGCCTCCCACCGGTCAGTAgaatcaaaagcaaaataagAAACTTGTGAAACTTATGAGCTATATTTACTGcatgaaacacatttaagacttcatcccctctgtcctcttctcCCGTCTCCTCACCTGCGGGGCTTGCCGTTCTCGTCCGGGGGGATGACGGTGAGGTGGATCCTGGGCGCGGTGCGCATCAGGTTGGCCCTCTCGTTCAGGTCCAGGGACACCAGGGGCTGACCGCAGAGCCGCACCACCCGGGCCCACAGCTGCAGACCCCCACTCTCCGCGTAGCCGAAGGGCTGGAGCTCCACCACGAAGCCCTCCTCGCTCAGCAGGAAGCCCGGCTGCCCAACCCCGTTACGCAGAGGGGTCACCTCCCGGGCCTCGCATCCCCGTGTCTCcagctgcaggagggagagggagacagcgagagagagagggagagagggggaaagagagagagagagagagagggagagagacagagaaggagagggagagagagagacagagagagagagagagagagagggaaagagagggagagagtgagagggagagagagagacagagagggagagggagagagagagagagagagagagagagagagagagagagagagagaaagagagagagagagagagagagagagaggcaactACAGAGTTACATCAGGGAAGAGACaaagacacagcactgaaaataaatgcagcacTTCAGTACAGGATTTATAGCCAGGCAGTTACATCCAGGCTCAGTTCTACTCAACCTCCGTTTAAGAGAGCCAGATCCAGTCCTGTCTACAGCTTTGCGTGATGGGgtggaagtgtagcatagtggttaaggagcaggactctaGGTTGCTAGTTCCATTCCCCActggcacactgctgttgtactcttgggcaaggtatgtaacccagaattgcccccgtaagtatccagctgtatagtTAGATCGCATGTAAAAATTTGTAACCTAAGTAAGtcactggataagagtgtctgctaaatgccaatattgtaatgtaatgatatgcTACAAAGGTGCTGCTACTGTCTGGCGCATGTGGGTGTTGACAGGtatgaaaaaaggaaggaagaagaTCATTTTTGCTCACCTCAAGCCTTTGCACTATCTCTCTGATGTCGTCCGCCTGGCCGTCAGGCATGCTGACGGACACGGACTGCCCCCTCTCGTAGAAGACATCCAAGGAAGGCCCGCCCCTGGTCCCGCCGTCCAGCCCAGCCTTCCAGCCAATCACGTCGCGGCAGCAGCAGTTGAACACCACCTTGCGACTGCACCTCTCGATCAGCACCACGGACTCGGCCGAGATGGCCAGCAGGCAGGGCAGCTTCTGCTCGCCGGCGCCGTCCCCCGTGGCGGTCACCGCCCACACCAGGGCCCCCGCGCTGTGCAGCTCCGCCCCCTTGGTCCCCTTCAGCTTGTCCTTGCGCTTACCGCCCAGTGAGGGCAGCTGGAACTTGGTGGAGGACTCgatgggggtggtggtgacGTAGTTCTTCGCCAGGTCCTTCAGGTACTCCTGCCGCGTACGCGTGGCCATGGAGCGGAACTTCTCCGACTTCTCCGCCGCATTCTCCGCGTTCACCGCCTTGGCCAGCAGGAAGTCCCGGAAGGCTGGAGAGCGGGGGAAGCGAGCCCCCTTGGGGAACAGAGGCCCAAACAGCGGGATGTCCATGGAGCGTGTCACCGCCACCCTGGGGTACAGTGCGACAGCAACGGGGAATAAGCTAACATGACAACTGATGTTAAAAAAGTGTGTGCACCGGTGTGCAAACCGGTGGGGTCTTCCTCATCTGAGAGAAGAGTTGCCAGAGTGCTTTTTCTTCACCAAACTTAgagaaatttgaaaatatttcatattttcaattttcagttttcaatcttcgcattttcatattttcagttttcatatttcacatttcatgtttcatatttcacatttcatttcataaaatgtaagaATTTAGTTTGACTAAGAATGCAATTGATTGCTTTTTATGAAGTTCTTGGAAGAACACTGTTTCAGAAAACCAGTTCAGGGCAACAGTATAAAAAAGGCTTTGAGGTGTCACCATGCACATCCCAATAATGGCCAGAATATTCAAAACAGGactaattcagaaaaaaacttcCTCCACAGGGTGGGTAGCAGGGGCTGGGTGACCTTTACCTATAGTAGGTGTGGTCAGTGCAGGGGTGATGGACTTGGACCACGATGAAAACATGCTGGAAATGAGAGCGGATGACTTTGGGAGTGAACGGCAAAGCTCCTGGCTCCTGGAAAACGATTGTCACGATATCGTTGCCGATGTGTCTCTTCCTCAGTAACTGccaagaggagagggagagagagggagagagggggagagagacaggggggttTAAGATTTCTTCAGTTCAGACACATCAGTAATATCATCCTTCAGTTGAACCTAGACACTTCCAGCCAGTTCCATATCCTGACCACCACTCAACACGGTGTCAATCAGAGCCTCTCGCTGGAGCAGACACTTTACATACTTGCTGTGTGTTGTTGGCAGTATAGGGCAGCATGGTGGACACATGGAACATGATCTCGTAGTCCTGGTATCGTGTGTAGAGGGAATGGGTCCCGGTGGAGTCCGCTGCAGGGATACAGAAGAGGTGAGTTACATGActtcacacacaccctgaggGAAGGAGACAGTGTTCGACGGGGTGTGTAAGGGGACTCACTCTTGTTGTCCAGCTGTGCCCTGTATTTGTCGAATCCCAGGAGGCGAACCCGATCCCCGAGCAGGTCCAGGAACTCGTCGAAAGCCGGCCCCGCGCTTTCATTGTTGTACATGTCCTCCTCTGAGCTCTGGCCGGCCCTGCAGTACATCACCCCCACCTTCCGCTGGAAATTCAGCTGGAGGGAGGGTCGACGTTACTGTCCCGCTCTCACTGCGGCTGTTAGCGTTATTAGTATCATTCTGCATGTTGGTGAGCGCAGTTGGGAAGTcccaggttaaaaaaaaacgcacacacacacactcaacactgACTCAACTCAGCTTCACCACACAGAGAACTGCTTCCTATTGCATTTGACtgccttttcccccttttgcccccccccccccttcccagacCTCTCCCCGGGCGACTCACCCCCTGTTCGTCCAGCTTCAGCAGAGTGTCCCGGACTTTGGGAGAGTTGGAGGCCAGGCGGAGGCAGTGCAGGTTCAGCTCTGGCATGACGAACTCCAGCAGCTTCCTGGGCGAGATGCCGCGGGGGGTGGTGTGGCGGGCAGCCGAGGGCACAGACTCCTCCAGCAGGGAGCCTCTCAGCGTCCTCAGCTAGGTTCAAAGGGAAGCAGACCAATGGTGAGTGGCCTTTTCTCACCGCTGTGTGAAAATCTGCACGTCCACTGTTTCTACAATCCCCAGTACATTCTTTCTGAACATCACTGTTGCTACAGGAAGTGTATAAAAGTCACTGCATATTTTTAATGCTATTTGCCCTTTAAGCAACCCTGTTTCAAATCAGCAGGTATACATTAGTCTAGCCTCACTGCAACAATCCCTACGCACATGCTGtagcaaaacaaatgtaacactctgatacactcacatgcaccaGATGGCCATTTTTCACCTGACAAGTCAAAAAGTGCACCAGTGAAGCGGGAGccgattggaggataggcggTATGGGCATGTCTGCTTTGTGTGGGCTCACCTCAGTGGTGCGGAAAATGATCCTGTAGTTGTACTGGGCACCGCTGCAGCCTTCCTTCTCCTCCCGACGGAAGCTGACCGCCAACGGACCGAAGCGGTCGTCTATGCCGAAGAAGTTCTGGTGCTCTTGAGGTTGGACATGAACACAAAGACCCCAGCATTACCCCCCGCAGTAACTGTGAGAACTCGCGTATCTCACAAACTATTTTCCACTGACGGAAAGTCACAGAAGGTACGCTCCTTTAACAGGGCACGCTTATAAATATACCCCGTACCACATACCACCAAACCACACGCAGACTGACAGACATGAAGCATTCAAAATTAGccacaatgcacacaaaaacgGGGCCCATCATTGGACAGGCACAGAGTACCCAGACAGAGTCAATTAGAGAGCTCCACACACAGAGTAAGACACAGGGGCACTTTAACACACACGAGCACAGACACTGACCGTTCTTGTAGAAGTACTTGCGGTAGTACTGGGCCCCCAGGTCTGCGAATTCGATGTAGTAGTTGCTCTTGCCCTGCTGCTTGCTCTCACGCGGCTCCTCCAGCACGGAGACGGCGTCGTTGGGGCTCTGCAGGCTCAGAAGcaccccccccggccccctcgTCTGCCCCAGCCCCGGCCGCTCCTCGCCCCCTGTCTCGTTTCGGAAGTGGGGGCAGCTCAGCAGCATGTCGGTGTCTTTGCCGTCCCCCTCGTCCAGCAGCAGCGGGGACTGCTCGGGCTCCTCGGTGCCGGCCCCCCTGGTCCCAGCCTGGGAGGGTGAGGCCGGCTGGGGGCCCTGGGAGGCGGCCGAAGCCCCGGAGGTGATGTTCTTCTTGCGGCCGATGCTGTCCCGGTTGGAGGCCGCCTCCATCAGGTTGAACAGCATGCTCTGCACGTCGTAGTGGGCGAGGTTTCGCACCAAGGCACCGGCCCCCGCTCCATCGCAGCAGCCCGGCTGAGACAGCTGGGCATGGTTGAGCTTGGCCTTCTTGTTCGGCAGCTCCGGCTTGGGGAGTCTGGCCATCTTCGGGGAGTCCCCTGCTGGCATGGACAGGGTGCGGAAGAAGTTGTCGGGATTGGGCTCCTCGGCAGGCAGGCCCAGCAGCAGGAAGGGGTCCTTGAAGCGGAGGGCGGCAGGGCTGAGGGGGGCCTGGTCCTCGCTGATCGGCGCCTGGGGCTGCATCTGTTTCTCCAACGAGGACAGACTGCCGTACTCCCTACGCAGCGCCACCCCGGAGTCGCCCGGGCCCGCTTTGCCCCCCAAacccaccctctgcccccccgcccAGGCAGCGTTTCCCAGCCCCTTTCCAGAAGAGTCCACATCGCCCAGCGTGACGTCGCTGTTGCTCCTCTGCATGATGTGGCTCCGCCCCACGGGGCGCAGCTTCAGCCCCGCCCGGCTCGGGGTCAGGCTCTCCGCCCCGTCCTCCTCCCCATCCCTCCTGGGGGGCCACTCCCGCACCCCCTGCTCCCGCATGGGGTCGAAGCCGACCGCCGCCAGGGGAGGCCGCGGGCTCTGCCGGCGGAACTTGCGGACAAAGAGGTCGTCTGACTGCATGGCACTGTATGTCCCACTTCGTGTGCCTCCTCTGCCTTCTCAGTATTCCCCTTTCCTCACTCCCTTCACTCTTACCTCCTTTCCTTTCACCTCCAGGTGGACAGTAGTTAGTATGGGCAAAAGGAACGATCAGTTTccaatcaggaaaaaaatcatacataaaCTACCAGAGAGGCATTAGGACAATAACAGCAGAGATTTTGGAATCCCATCAAGGGCACGGGTTGGAGCATCAGGAATCCAGCATGCTGGTCTATATATCAGCTACAAAATTAAGACCGGATTCTTCACACAGAGATTGGCTGCCAGCCACAATATCATTGGAGTTTCGGTAACTGACACTTTTCCTTGTGTGATCAACAGTCTTGCATCTCTGGTGGGGAAATTGGTTGGAAGATCTCAGATTATCCTgaaggaaacatgaaaaaagggGAACTGATGAAAGCCCAGCTTTCCTCCTTCTTGAATCATGAATTCGTATGGATCAGCTTCTCCAGTCCATCTCTCCTGGTACAGCTACACAAGGAAATATAGAGCAACTTAGcacattgcattactgtcatttagccacttttatccagagtgacttacataggttacattttttttacatattacccatttatacagctgcatattcattgaggcaattttgggttaagtgccttaccCAAGAGTACAATGGCAgggccccagcggggaatcaaaccagcaacctttcggttataagccctgctccttaccattacgcCACACAGCCACCTCCAGGTTCACCCCTAGTGTCCTGTTGTCCTGGCTGAACTATAACTCTCGCTCAACATTTCAGTAACATTGTAGTAACATAACAATGTTGCTACAATGGTGCAGAAATGATGTGTTAAGAATTACATCATAGCAGACAGTGTGCACATACCATGTGTCCTTTTATGTTGAACATCTGCCTGTACTTGCATGTGTATGCAAATGAGGGATTTTGTGTTAATCAACCTATTCCTTATGTGATGCACTCCACCTGCTAAATGTTAAATGCTTTTTCGATAATCGAAGAAAATAAAATCGCACAAATTCTGATGACAATTACTAGTGTTTTTATCTTGTTTGTACGATTATGAAGCGCGCAAGAATACAAGCCAGCTGAGTGTTTAgcagaaaagaaatggaaagctTTGTAGAAACAGCTACACAAACAACAAGAGGGGAACTCCAAGTGTGAGGTAAGATGAACTCCGGCCGTCGCTGTAGAATTCCCTTTCCATTCCAAAAAGCAGCCTTGAAGCTGCAGCGTGGCACACTGCCTGTACTCCACAGGGTGTCACAGCAGGGTGCAGCTGATGACAGGTAGGAGGAGGGACCCTTCCCTGAGCTGATGTCCTCCTAACAACCCCTACGAGCACAATAAATAAGGAGCCACATCTAAGCTGAGCGGGTTGCAGGGTCGGAGCCCCTCTGGACCGCCATCTCCGTCTCTTTTAACGCTGCTTGTGAAGGCAAGAGGCAGTAGGTATTTTTGAAGTCTTTGCAATGACTGGGGTGGAAATTAAGCCCACGCTACTTCCTGAGTCAGGACGGACACGCTCGCCACAAGACCACTGAACCTGTGGCTTTGTGGTTGAAGCACAGTGTGACAAACTAGTCAGGCCGGCTGACCTGATcgcatttctttttcttgctttttttttttgctcaagcattctttctctctgccagaTTTTAAACCCTCTCACCAGGGGCTTTGTGAGGCCTGAGACACCAAAAAGCTGCAAGTGCCATCAGTCACACCCAACATATGCCTCCAGGTTCCTTTCCTTGCTCTCCTCCGCTCTAAGCTGTACATTGCAAGGCTACGTATTTGCGCAGGGATGGACGGTCCATGCGCTTGATGGACCACAGTGGGGTTTTCACTTTCATGTTAgttcatatactgtacattttgacTGTTTACCTAATTATAAACTAAAAGAAAATGCTGCCAATACAGGAAGCACCAAAGCTAATGAGGGAATTTTTGTTGTATTCTTTATCCTGGTTGTGTTTAATATCTTCGCCGTTCTGACACGGAAACACTTTGCACAAAACTAAATGAATCCgttaaaattgtaagctattAAGAAGCTCATTTCGTGATGATCTAGGGTAGACTCGTTTTAAGATACCAGCAGggaaatgacagagagaaatataaGTTCATTTGAGCCAATTTTATCCGACAGTGACAGAgatttgcaaatatatttctACACTTGTTCACCTCCCACAAGGAAAtgtaatacagtatatgcatgtacacaatCATTTTACTCGAATAAAGCAACGATTTATATCGCTTAATTTTATCACCAATGCACAGTTAGCTTATCAGTTGGTCTTGTACAGCGGATGAGGTGCGCAGCTTGTAACGTTTGCTGTAACTGATAAATTACAGTATCACAATAGTAACTCACCTTCTTATCTTCTTGTGGCTAAATGTGTAAAACGGTTAAGACGAACCGTTGCTTTACCGCTAAAACGATGCTCCGCTCATCAGTTTGCCAGTCTGATTCCCTTACAGACGAAGGAACCAACAAAAGGTTGATCACAAACAAGCGTCTCTTTTCTGTTCCTGTCTCCCCTCAGTTCCTACGTCTCAAAACCAAACTGACGTCAATAAAGTTCACTCGGAAACTGGTTTGTCATTTATATCAACGATCAACGCGCGAAACCCCGTGGGTCTGTTTCCTGCCACGGGCCACGGTTTGACATGCGTCTTTGTGCTGCCTCGACAGCAGGT comes from Megalops cyprinoides isolate fMegCyp1 chromosome 3, fMegCyp1.pri, whole genome shotgun sequence and encodes:
- the LOC118774790 gene encoding signal-induced proliferation-associated 1-like protein 2, whose protein sequence is MQSDDLFVRKFRRQSPRPPLAAVGFDPMREQGVREWPPRRDGEEDGAESLTPSRAGLKLRPVGRSHIMQRSNSDVTLGDVDSSGKGLGNAAWAGGQRVGLGGKAGPGDSGVALRREYGSLSSLEKQMQPQAPISEDQAPLSPAALRFKDPFLLLGLPAEEPNPDNFFRTLSMPAGDSPKMARLPKPELPNKKAKLNHAQLSQPGCCDGAGAGALVRNLAHYDVQSMLFNLMEAASNRDSIGRKKNITSGASAASQGPQPASPSQAGTRGAGTEEPEQSPLLLDEGDGKDTDMLLSCPHFRNETGGEERPGLGQTRGPGGVLLSLQSPNDAVSVLEEPRESKQQGKSNYYIEFADLGAQYYRKYFYKNEHQNFFGIDDRFGPLAVSFRREEKEGCSGAQYNYRIIFRTTELRTLRGSLLEESVPSAARHTTPRGISPRKLLEFVMPELNLHCLRLASNSPKVRDTLLKLDEQGLNFQRKVGVMYCRAGQSSEEDMYNNESAGPAFDEFLDLLGDRVRLLGFDKYRAQLDNKTDSTGTHSLYTRYQDYEIMFHVSTMLPYTANNTQQLLRKRHIGNDIVTIVFQEPGALPFTPKVIRSHFQHVFIVVQVHHPCTDHTYYRVAVTRSMDIPLFGPLFPKGARFPRSPAFRDFLLAKAVNAENAAEKSEKFRSMATRTRQEYLKDLAKNYVTTTPIESSTKFQLPSLGGKRKDKLKGTKGAELHSAGALVWAVTATGDGAGEQKLPCLLAISAESVVLIERCSRKVVFNCCCRDVIGWKAGLDGGTRGGPSLDVFYERGQSVSVSMPDGQADDIREIVQRLELETRGCEAREVTPLRNGVGQPGFLLSEEGFVVELQPFGYAESGGLQLWARVVRLCGQPLVSLDLNERANLMRTAPRIHLTVIPPDENGKPRRSYSELYQRAIQDVECKAGEGPPGEAWVIDEREEEREAERERKQGEESKEAEPVGNGKTRSGEGCDGSLLSPSKVPLLRAASLQDSTPAQPPKFAPSLTRCYSLEKHPPCQDSCDGHVYDNIWVSADRHVYENVGELRNATPDLILAVNPRIPLEEEEEELQKQFAGVELSEEQPSASDSSQHGTQPECVDSVDRSSRALSLQKSISKILSETPEPTEEEWQSIAALDAACRSILAALSREDLKSGGGPEASSDCSSTMEKADFKESDSSIHLEEKVSQLESMLKKLQDDLQKEKQDKELLQAEVQSLRQNNQRLQEESQSTVARLIKVTELLCNVNKPC